A window of the Brassica napus cultivar Da-Ae chromosome C5, Da-Ae, whole genome shotgun sequence genome harbors these coding sequences:
- the LOC106433315 gene encoding uncharacterized protein LOC106433315 yields the protein MVNLPPSELSQPLYPWILWNLWLSRNQILFEDKRFSEIETTNKAIKDCREWQLAQPLKPPTAPIKPPLPPRAQNNHDPTKNQTVCFSDGAWESATGRGGSGHRRYIAPDRTDATPRLWSSPVYCTSLGNSSVTSIQGILHDIGVMSRSLDSISFSFIPRTRNEAADRLAKAAIVVSVIAPLV from the exons ATGGTAAACCTCCCTCCTTCGGAGCTCTCTCAACCTCTATATCCTTGGATTCTGTGGAACCTATGGCTTAGTAGGAACCAGATTTTGTTTGAAGATAAGAGGTTCTCTGAGATTGAGACTACCAACAAAGCAATCAAAGACTGCCGTGAATGGCAATTGGCTCAGCCCCTCAAGCCTCCGACAGCACCAATAAAACCCCCTCTCCCTCCTCGCGCTCAAAACAATCATGATCCTACAAAGAATCAAACTGTATGTTTCTCTGATGGAGCTTGGGAGAGTGCGACTGGTCGGGGAGGCTCTGGTCATCGCCGGTATATTGCACCAGACAGGACTGACGCTACTCCAAGGCTCTGGTCATCGCCGGTATATTGCACCAGCCTTG GAAACTCCTCTGTAACATCTATCCAAGGCATCCTCCACGACATTGGCGTGATGAGTCGATCGTTGGATTCTATCTCCTTTTCCTTTATCCCTCGCACTAGGAATGAAGCTGCTGATAGACTAGCTAAAGCAGCCATTGTTGTTTCTGTTATTGCACCTTTGGTGTAA